In Ovis aries strain OAR_USU_Benz2616 breed Rambouillet chromosome 13, ARS-UI_Ramb_v3.0, whole genome shotgun sequence, the genomic window GGGAGCAGAAAATAGAGGCAGAATCTTCATCCTTGGGAATTCCTATTGCAGAAAGAAAGATAAAGCTTAGTCTGGGGGCACTGAAATCAAGGCAAGGTAGGACAGGGCACTTGGAATTAGGGTGACAGAGACTCCAGTGTTGAGACTGACCGACTCCCCAGACGACCTCAGTCTTAGCCCCAGCTCTCCCAGCCCACTCCTACTGAGAGCCTGGGCAGTCACTGGCCCTTGAAGAAGCCACTTCTAAGTCCCAAATAGGGTTAGATGAGGTCATTCTTTCCAGCGCACACATTCACCACATCACTTACCATTTATAGCAAATTAAATAATCCACTCTACAAGTACTTGTTTAATTTCTGTCTACTTCAGTGTGTTATGAATTCCACGAGACCAGAGACCAAGACTGGCCCGTCCACGGCTGTCCCCTCAGCCCAGAGCCTGGCCATCTTTggatgattttttgttttttaagattttttttacatGGACCATTTTagaagtctttactgaatttattacaatattgcttctgttttatgttttcattttctggccACAAGTTATATGGAATCttatttcccagaccaggaattgaacccatgccctctgcattgaaaggtgaagtcttaaccactggaccaccagggaagtccctggatgaCTTTTAAGAGCTAGGAAGATGGAGAAATCTGAACTTGTTAACTTGGAGGACTGTTATATGGACGTGAGGCGTGGTGGGTGTGAAAGGGTGCTAACTGCCAAATCCTTCTACTTTTAAGGCATTAATGTAAGAATTGTCCTGGTATTTGCAACAGTTGAGCTGGAGGGGGAACAATGGCTGGAGCAACCTCTGGGGCCTTCCTGCTGCTCTAGGACTTTCAGCTCTGTGAAGCTTTTAACCTGCAGGAACAAAGCCTGCATTCTTAGGATGTGGCCCTCCTTGCGGCCACTCTGCCCCACTGGGGCCTGGTGGGAGCCCTGAAGCAGGTGAATAGTGACCTAATCCCAGCATGAGAGGCACGGGGCTAGGGTGGTATGGTGGGGGGAGGCATTATTCTTTAGggacatgtatttttaaaaaaaattctatcctCCAGGACCTTGGCGGTCACTGGAGCAAATCTGCTCCCTTCACAGAGGAGAGAACAGGGAAGATGACTTGCTGTGTGCAGACTTGGCTGCATGAGCAGACCTGGGGCTCAGGAGTCCATCCGGCCTCCGGGGCTGGTTCTCACCTCTGCTGCGCTCTGCCTGTCAGCCGGCTGCTGTTTGCATCTCCCCAGGACAATACTTGGCCGGATCTCTGAGCTCTCGTTGTCTAATCAGGCTGGGAAGAAGTTGAGGGGGCACGTGGAGAGCTCTGCTGGGAGCTGGATTTGCTTAATAGTTTGGGCTGGAGATGTCTGGCAGAGTCACGCTGGGGCATGTTTGTGCTCACAGATCAAAACTCGGGCTCTAAAATACAGCACAGTTTCTGCAAACAGTCGTGTCGTTTTGAAGAAACGGAGTTCGTGTGAAGGGCTCTGGGGAAGAAAGGCAGGTCTTGGGCCTGCCTAGTCCCTGACTTGGGGCTAGCTACTTcttctttgcctcagttttcctcctctgtaaaatgggaaaactcACTCCTGATCTTCCCTGACTCCTACTAGGATTGTGAGGGTCAGGGAGCTGGGGAGTAACTGTCATTCCCATCTCTCCTTCTCACAAGCACTGCTCATAGTCCTCTACCCAAGGGTTTTCGGAGGGGCTGGTCTCCCTTTGATTTTACAGTTCGATGAACTTGGCAAGGGATCCAGGGCATGCATCTCAGACCAGGAGCATCAGAGTCCCCTGGGACTCTAGTTCAAATTCAGATTCCTGGGTCCTATCCCCAGGACTCATGAGTGAGGGACATTTCTGGACACAGACACTGAGGCTGGCCTCTGGCTACACACTGGAGATACAGGAGTGGATAAGAGCCAGTCTCCATCACACACGTCCCCCCTTCTTCTGGTTCTTGATGTATGGAAGAAGGGATCTCATTCCCAGTTTGCTTGGAGAGGGGGAGAGTCTTTTCCTGGCTACCCTTGGGGACAGAAGCCTCTGCAGTCCCTcaatacacacatgtgcacacctTCATACTTGTGCACACCTTCACActtgtgcacacacatatattcctACCTGCGCTCCTGCAGCAGGCTCACCAAGATGCTCTCCAATGCCATCTGCTGTTGGTCTGTCCACACGCTGTCCACCTGACGGCCAAGCCGTACCTTTGCTCCTTGCTCCTGGTTTCTCTCTCTGTTTGattagaaaaagaggaagagcagAAGTTGCTGTTTGAGTCGGAAGTGGAGGAGGCCTGGGAAAGGTCAGGGCAAAGGAAGCAGAGCGGGGGTGCATCCCTCGGCCCTGTCACAATATCTGGCATAGACTCTTGGACCCAGCTGAATTAGGCTCAGCAACGTTTAAGCAGGCAGTGTGTCTAGAAGTGAAGACTATAGGCTGTGAAGTACACATTTGCAAAATATCTTCCCACAGATGATTATTAAGTACAAGGGAGGAAATGTTCACAGAGGAGAAACCTGGCAGCCGTTGTGTTACACAAGTGATCAAAGTTACCATCCCCAATGGGACAAATGGACAACATGCACCAAGAAGGACACAGCATTACCTCTGTTGCATAATGTGAATCCATTCATGAGGAAGCCCCCGGCAAGCCCAATATGAGGGACATTCTATGAAGAACTGCCCTTTACTAATAAAAAATGTCTGTGTCATAAAGACTGAGGAACTGATCCAGACCAAAAGAAACTAAACGCCACCTGTGGCTGGATTGAgtcctggatgaggaagatcagTAATtgttacagggacttccctggtggcccagtggttaagaatccgccttgcaccATGGGCGACATGAGCtcaatccctgatgggggaactaagatcctacatgccgcagaGAAGCTGAGCCCGAGCACCACAGTTCctaagcccgtgtgctgcaaccaGAGGGTCCACGTGGCACAATGAACGAGCCTGTGTGCTACACTTAAGACCTCatgcagccaaaaatattttaaaatttatataaaggaCATTTTGGGACAACTAGTGAAATTTAAATATGGACTCTAAGTGATAATTATACTGTGATTATATCAGAGAGTATCCTTTGATTAGCTATTAGGAGACACACAAAAGTACTTAAGGATAAAGGGTCATGATGATTATAATTCACTCTCAAATGGTTCAGCAAAACAATAATACTCATAATCATACCTGAGCTTGTGTACGTATGTCTAGACCTGTAtctaggcatatatatatatatatatatatatatatatatatatatatatatggagagagagagagagagagtgtgtgtgtgtttgtgtgtttgtgtgtacatgctcagtcatgtctgactctgcaaccgcatggactgtagcctgccaggctcctctgtccatgggattttccaggcaagaataatggagtgggttgccatttcctcctccagggactcttcctgacccacgtcttctgcactgcaggcagattctttaccactgagtcatcagggaagccccagatatggAGTAAGCaaatatagtaaaaaatattAGGAATTGTTGACTCTTAGGGCAGGGCATGTTAAAGCCCTTTGTGCTATTTCTGCAACTTCTCTGTAAATTTggaattttttcaaaatgaaaattaaaacatgttcAGGCAGTGGAGTCAGGCTGATTGGATGCTAATTCtgccactcagtcgtgtgtgtCCTTTAGAAGCTATTAATGTAGCTTCTGTGTGATGAGGGTAAGAGGACACATCCTTTGTAAAGTTGTTGGAAAGAGCACATAAGAACCTGAGCATAATGGCTGACACTGCCAAGGGCTTGCTCTGCACTGTGCCAGGAGTATATTGATGAACCAGTGCAAAGTCTTTTTTTCTGGTAGAGTCAGTCAAGTGGTGACTACTCTCAGTGTTATTACTGGAGCCCAACTCAGGGACAAGCATCTATGCTCAATGATCATTTATTAGTTAAGGGTTAAGACGAGATTCAACACTGGAGCCCTTCTGCCCTGGCAAGTCCAGAAGTGACAGCTGCTGTGCAAGCGAAGAGACCAGACTTGGTTCCTCCAAATCGTGATGAACCGAGGGTGCAGGGAGAAGTCACGAGAACGCTGGCTCACCCCTGCTGCCTGTTCATGATATCCTGGAGTAGCTTGCGGGCAGACAGCTGGCCCAGAATCTTCCGGTAGCTGTTAGTGAAGATGGCATCTGCGTACCGTGGGATCCTAGGAGGAGTCAGAGGTcaaagggtggggtgggaggcccAGGGGACTGTGCTCACTTGGTCTCTGTGAGGTTCTTCTGTTGCCTCTTGCCCTGCTCATCCCCAGAGAGGGCTGGAACCAGGGCTGGGTGGTGACCTCTCTGGGGCtcagtctccctccctcccagaaaTGAGCAAGGGAGGCTGCCTGAGGAGCCAGCTGGGGACCAGCTCGATTCTGCATCCTCAAAGTGCCTCTCTTGCTTCTCTTGTCAGAACTGCTTACCTGAgaggctgggagggcagggaaCCTTGGGAGCCGCTGCTGAGGGTGAGGGTCACGAGGAAGAACACCCAGAGCAGCATCCTTCACCCCTGTGCTGGTACCTGGGAAATGACAGACAGGAAGAAAAGGTCAGGCATAGCCACAGACACTGGGATGCCCTCTGCTAGCTCTGGCCCTCAGCCTGGCTCTGTGAGAGCTATGGTCCTTGTCTTTTGGAAGCTGTGGGGTAGGGAAGATGGAGCAGACTCGAAGTCTGACACACCTGGGTTCAAGTTCTGCCTCTGCCAGTCACAAACTCTGGCctcattttctccatctgtaaaatgggcatgacaAGGCTATGCTGCTGACCTCACAGGGTTGAACACACAATGAAAGACAATGGTGAAACTACCTCTTCCTATAGGGCATTCTATGTGGGACTCAGGCCTCAGCAAGGAATAAtatgtgtgctaaatcgcttcagtcgtgtccgacactttgtgaccctatggactgtagcccaccaggctcctctgtccgtggggattcttcaggcaagaagactggagttggGGAGGAGCAAACAGCTTCTCATATTTGCCTGAGTCTCCCCCTGCCCCAGTGTGGCACTGACAGCATTAAGTGGGGCTGACAGCTCAGGGTCTGAGTCAGAAAAATCCGAGTTCACATCCAGGCTTGGTCATCACTAGCTGTGCATCCCAGGACTAGGGGCTTCTCCTTTCCAGAcctcagtttctctgtccataaaatGGACTTGATAACTGGACCTACTGCCTAGGGTCATGTGAACATGAACTGAGATGAGGCGCCTGACGTGAGTGGTTGGCACGGGGGCGTTCTTCACGCACCTCTGCTCTGAGGACCTGCTCAGAGGGCAGGCTGTCTTGTTTTGTGTGGACTTGGAGGGAAGGGATAACGGCTGTGCCTCTTGCTCCAGAAATTTAGATTTTGCCCAAGAGTTTTAGCCCTGGAAGAGACCAGGGACCTGGGGAGCCCGGCGGCAGAACCATCTCATAGATCACGTAATTATCCTTAATGGGGGCCTGCTGACACCATGCTCGGCAATTAGGAAGAAGAGTCTACAGGGGACAGAGCCGCCTCTGCTAGGGCCGTGCTCTGCTATCAACCCAGACCGCGGGGTGGAAACCGCTGGGCTCAGGAAGACTCAGTCACCTCAGGGTCAGGACTTCCCATCTCCCAGGGGCATCCCTCTCAGCAGGATGTCCCCTCTAGGGGCATACGGACCCCTCCAGATGCTCGGACAGCCCCGGAAAGGGCAAGAGACACCTCACGGCCCACAATCTCCCTGAGTGGCTCCATTTCTGGCAGGTCTTGCTCAGAAGGGATTTCCAGCAGGCAGGGCCAGCCCGGGAGGAATCCACTTCCATCCCTGGGCTCACTTCTCCTCTCAGGATATCACCCTCCTTCTCCTAGACACTGGGGTCTGGACTAAACCCAGGAGGACTTGAGGTCCCAGGAAGCACCCCAGGGGACTGTTCACTGCTGTCTGAGACCCTTGCACCCTCAGAGCTGGAAGGAGCAGCCGTCCAGACCTGTCGTGAGCCCCCTCTTTCATGCGCTAccctccatccccctccccccaacagcCTATGGTCCAGTTTCAGCTCAAACACTGTGAGTGACAGAGAGCTGACTGCCTGCAAGCCAGTGTGTCCTACTTCCAGGCAGCTTTTCCTGTTCGGAAGCTTTTCCCGTTGTGTCAAGTCCAAGTCCCCTTATCCTGCAAATACTTGTTAAGCTTTTGCCACTCTGGCAAGGATCGGAGCTAGAGAAAAGATGGGACCGTGGCCTTGCCTTTGACATCCACCGGCTGTGCCTCCCAGACCTTCTGTACCTTTAACCACACGATGAGCCCTTTAGATGCGTTTTGCACCTGATTTAGACCTTGGCTCCGCAGACCAAGGATCTTTAGCCTTCTGTCCTCATCGCACATTATCACACCCACCTCTCTTTTCCAGACCTGGTCCTCTGCAGGAGTCTCCTAAACAGGGAGATATTTCAGGGCAAAGGGGTCTCCTTGACATGACCACTACTTTTTCTGTCTCCCAGCTGCAGTCTGGgctttcttgccttctttctgGCTGCTCTTTCAATGATCTGAGCACATCCAGGCTCGCAATCACCTCTCTCACCTCTCAGAAGCCCTTGGCATTCTACTCCCTCCAGGGCAAAGCCCAAACTCCTATTTTCGGCGTAACCGCCATCTCAGCCTCCCCAACTCTTGCCCCTTCTCCCAGGGCTGGCACAAGGTATTCCCAGCCCCTGGGTCCCCCTGGCCCTCACAGGACCCCCTCACATTCTCCCTCGGGAGCAGGTATCATGAGCTCTAGTTTTAGACAGCCAACGAAATGAACCCAGAGAAGGGCCTTTTTTCCATGGTCCTCCATCAAATTAGTTGCAGAGTGGGCACTTCAGAATGGGCCTCCCGCTCTGCGCGGCAGCCTCTCTGATACAATCCCCTATTCACAGGGCTCCCTATTCATGGGGACACTCCAGAATTCATCCCCTGCACATGGAAATCAGTTCTGATAAGACCGaaagtgtttgctctttgttaccGAGTCTCTGGGGAGGAAACAAGGGGGACAAGCAGGAACACCTGCTTGGCTGGCATGTCCCTGTGCACAGCAGGGGTTTGGGGAGCTGAAAATAACCTGAGATTGGCAGATTTGGGAGTCAAGTCGCAGTAAAGCCAGTTACCCCAGGTCGTTCAGAGTGAGGCTGGGCAACCTCATAATCTGGTCAACCAAGAGGCACAACATTTGCCCAAAACCACATACCCCAGGGATGGGTCAAAACACCATTTTAACCTCTGACCGGTGAGAAGCTAATCCACAGGGTTACAAAATCCCACTggacaaagaggaaaaataacaagAATCATCCAGTTTCTGGTATGATGAGGGTAGAGATTGTGCCGCTAGGAATAAAACAGTGGTTGTGGCAGACAGCTTCCACAGGGCCAGTCTAAGAGACTAGAATTCACTGAATTAAATCAAGCATGAGTCCAAGAACACCATCAACACCTCCTAGATGACTCTGAAGGCATTTTAGGATTTATCAGCTGTCATTATGTTATCCAGTTAGCTTTCCACCATGCTTACAAACTAATTCCGTGATTAGATATATTTGAGGTCGTCTGGACTCAGGATAAATGGGCACTTAATCTACATTAGTTGGCACATTTTGCCAGACTTCATAGCAGGAATGCTACAAGAATTCTGCAGACAAACAGAGGTAAGGTCTCAAGTACCAAACCAGCAAGGCCACTTTTGAACttctggaaaaaaacacaatCTTTTACCTCTTTTAAATCTTCTGCTATGTAATTTAAGAACCCTAAAGCACTGACGTCCTGATTCACTTTATAAACTGTTTCACCGCTAGTGTTCCAAGTCAAAGGAGATCTAAGTTATTCATGAAGAAGCATCTTGAATGGTCATTCAAAAGAACGACACCTCACCTTCTTCCAGAAAGGGTTTGAGGCGGCTTGTgataaaagatacaaataatTTAGGATCATTGAAGTGTGGGTTGAGAGACAAATGTGGGGGTAATGGAGTACTCCAAGGGCAGATAATCGTGCCTAAAACCTAAAGTAAGGAGCGCAGCTACAATTGcgcaagaaagcaaaatgttaTCAATTTCCAGGCAATTACGTTGAATCAGTTCTGAGTGATCAGTGCCAGGTACTGATTTGCACAGCCACTTGGTTCCTTTCTGAAGaaagaaagtgtcagtcactcagtcgtgtccaactctgtacaaccccatggactgtagccctccaggctcctctgtccatggggtttttcaggtaagaatactgtagtgggtagccattcccttctctaggagatcttcctgatccagggatcaaacctgggtctcccacattgcaggcagattcttcaccatctgagccaccagggaagctgtagtccatggcagAATCTCATGCTTGACAGGAGAATCTTGCCAGGTGATGCATTTGTCCTGGAAGCCCACTTGGCATACCCTTGAAAAAGCACGGAGACCTCATCTGCCCCTGACAGCCCACCTGGCACCTGTCTGCTGCCATTACCCCATGCACTGAGGGTCACACATTTAAGACAACCTCAAAGTGGTACCCACTGTACAAAGCATATTCCCAAGCCCCTAACAAGGGGCCTCAGATGTACTCACCAGTCCAGGGGCAGAGAGGATGGCAGTGGGCCTCTTGGACGTGGGGTCTCTGAGTTGGTGAGAAGCTCAATGTTCTCACCCTCGTCCAGCCCAGCCCCCAGGGCCGCCCCCCGCTCCCCGCCCGCTCACCTCCGAGGTGGCAGGTCTCCCTCTGCGCTGAGAGGTCGCTCCAGCTCCACGGGCCTCGGCGTCTGCTCCAGCGGCTGCGTGGTGCTCCCACCAATTATACCTTCATTTGCCTGGGCGTTGTTAGCGTCAGAGGGTCAATTACTCACAAGTCCGCCAAAGGATCATTTTTAGCATCACACTGACAAACCCTAATATGGGAGAGAGTTTTTGCCCCTTGCAAGCGAAGATTCATATCGAACTTTATCTTGTAGAGAAAGGACAGAGCGAGAAGTTACATTATTCCCAGAGGAAGCGTCTAATACTACTCGTCTGATGATTGGAGTACTCCTAACAGTGAAACAGCCAAGGGTTAATTTACTCTCTAAGATTAAATGAGCCTTTTAAAAAGTTCACATAATCTTGTTTTGTCTGTGTGCAACTTTATTTCACTTGAGGACGGTCAACTTTACGGACGAAAgtgtttttttctccccttagTGAGGAGAGTTGTTTGCCATTTCCCTTGTCGCCCAATTATCAAAATGTTCCTCTATTTGGCCTAGGTGGCCATGCGGTCATAGGCCGGTGTGGGCAGCTGGCCTGGGGAGCATCGTTGTCTTGTGTCGAGGCGGCCAAAGTCGATAACTACCTCAGAGGGGTATGGAGTGAGAGGCAAGAAATGAGAAGTCTTGGGAGAATTGTACTTCCAGATTTCTCTAGCCTAAAGCTAAAAAATCCTCAAGAATGGCATGAACGCATGGGAGGCAGAAGCGGTGCTCTCCCACATGGCTGTTGTCGAGCAGTGGGAATAGCTCTGAGCTAAGCGTCCAGATGCCTGCTGCCCTCCTGTGTCCGTCCATCACTGCCTCGGTGACCCTCTGCAGGTTACTGGTGCCCTCCAGGCCTCACTTCCTATACCATCAATTTCCTACTCCCATCCACAGTGAAACAGCCAAGGACAGTAGTTTTCAAGTTTAAAAGAATTTGAAACCTACATCTTTCTTTGGAAATCTGGGGAAGTGCAGTATCTAAATCAGACTTTTTCAAAGAGGGCTGGTCTGGTTGAAGAGCAGGGAGTGGAGACTGCCTTTTAGGATACACTTCTGCAGTGCACAGTTAGAacctgtcatttctttcttgattAGTTAGTTGGCTACGTCTGGTCTTAATTGCGTCACGTGGGGTCTTTcgttgcagcacacagactctctagttgtggcatgcagggttaGATGCTcagtggcatatgggatcctagttctccgaccagggattgaacccacgtcccctgcattgcaaggcgattctcaaccactggaccaccagggaagtgccagaGCCAGTGGTTTCTGAAGGAACCTCTTAGCAGTGATACTTTTTGATCCTGCTTCTTAGCTTGCACTGAACCAAGTTCTTGGCACAGCGCAAACATGGGATGTTCCCCAGAGAAGCAGGGACTGAGGGACAGTTCTCCTTGCAGGCCTGGACACAAAGCGGTCAGGTCAGGCCAGATCCCCAGGGATTAAGGATGGACTGATGGGTCACAGCAGCAGGTGGCAGATGGAGGAGCTGGGAGCTCCTGGAGCAATGGGAGCTCATACAGTCAGGAGGTTATCTCAGCAAACATGAGGTGGGTACCATGGAGAGCTGGGCACCCTGAATGGTCACCAGACCAGTGTGCAGATACAGGACACACAGAGTCGGCTGAAGAAACCACGGGGATCAAATTCAACCTCGGCTGAAGCTCTATGACAGGGGTTGTGCTAAGGACTTTGTGCctgatctcagtttcctcagctgtaaaatgggaatgatgagGCTCAACTCGTGAGGTTGTGGGGTGAGGATTACATGTGATAGTGGATAAGATGCAGGCCTGGAATAGAATAAGTCTCATAAATGAGTTCTTACCACTactatttttgttgctgttataaacaaggaaacaggcacagagaggatGCCCACTTTCCAGCAGTCACACAGCAGGGcggtggcagagccaggactcaaatATTTCTGACTTGCAAATTCATTGATCCATGACAAGCTAATATTCCATAGTCCACAAATTCTTCATTTAAGAGATCtttgatttatgtatatattgagagacccatggactgcaaggagatcaaaccagtcaatcctaaaggaaatcagtcctgaatatttattggaaggactgatgctgaaactccaatactttggccacctggtatgaagaactgactcattggaaaagaccctgatgctgctgctgctaagttgcttcagtcatgtccgactctgtgcgaccccataaatggcagcccaccaggctcacctgtccctgggattctccaggcaagaacactggagtgggttgccatttccttctccagtgcatgaaagtgaaagggaagttgctcagtcgtggccgactcttagcgaccccatggactgcagcccacctggctcctctgtcatgggattttccaggcaagagtactggagtggggtgccatcaccttctcccaccctgatgctgggaaagattgaaactaggaggagaaggggatggtagaggatacgatggttggatggcatcactgacttgatagacatgagtctgagcaagctctaggagttggtgatggacagggaagcctggtatgctgcagtcagtggggtaacaaagagtcggacatgactgagtgactaaactgatttCTTTATtcggctgctctgggtcttagttgtggcatgtgggacctagttccctgaccagggatcgaatccaggaccccgcattgggaatgtggagtcttagcctctggaccatcagggaagtccccatagtcCACCAATTCTTGTtctcctaccttttttttttaaagagctttaaCTGCTCTATTGAAGTACCACACAAGTCACTTGTTTGCAGTCTCCAGTTCAATGTTTTCATAAGTTTATCCAGTTGCGCCACCATCACCTCAGGCAAGTAGACCTAGAGATGGGCACACCACTAGATGTTCCAAGAACTGAGAAAAGGGAGAAGTCACAGCAAAGCTGGGAGAGCACCGGACAGGAGCAGAGAGGAGCCTAAAATGGGACCAGGTGTTTGGTGCACAAATGGATTTGGATTTGAAAATCAGTTCTGCCACTTGTAGGCTGTGTGATCCAGGTCTAGGTGTTTAATCACTCTGAGCCTTAGTTATCGAGGCCATACAAAGGGTGTGATGACCTCTGCCTTTCCAGGTTGTTATGAGCATCAGAAATATGTTTATAAAGTGTCTGGTACTCTTGGTCAGTGTTAGCCGTTACTGCAGTTCTTATGAATAGAGCTGAGCTCTGAAAAGCTGGGTGCCATCCTAGGTGATGAGCTTAATTTGCTGTAAATTTTCAAACCCATCAAGgaagaggatggagggaggaagccAGCACGAGCTTTGAGAGTGAGAGTTCAGCCCCCTCCACCAGTTCTGGCTGCCAGCCGCCTCAGAGAGGGGTGGGAACAGCCCGCCGGCCACCCTGCTCTCTTCCCAGGACGGGTTTTCACCCAGCGTTAATTAGCGATCATGCCTGTGTGTAAGGGCTGGGGGCTTGAGCTGTGGAAAGAAAGCGCCCCAGAGAAAGGCTGGCTTTAAAAGGCTCCAAAAGGCTAGGGCAGTGAGGCTCCACCGAGATACAAGCCGTGCA contains:
- the GHRH gene encoding somatoliberin, with the protein product MLLWVFFLVTLTLSSGSQGSLPSQPLRIPRYADAIFTNSYRKILGQLSARKLLQDIMNRQQGERNQEQGAKVRLGRQVDSVWTDQQQMALESILVSLLQERRNSQG